In Flavobacterium sp. N3904, one DNA window encodes the following:
- a CDS encoding O-antigen ligase family protein: MLCIASPILLELLLFWNNDSFVKGLKAIEKSTSLLLFPLFIIGNYKRINFLKVIQIYIVSTTIILLFFFVRFNIIFRELMNKYSSGIDLWEMGYQFANSVGIHAPALNMHLAFVSVCSLYFVFYSFHQNEKTIAKMLRIAVLLLSFFFVLFVNTRMALVNVLAGFLVVIFFEIKTRFNLKRIAVISILLILVSGILFFFVQKNPYMKEKYSTVTFAYMDKVGKLDEISHPEIKVFNSFVTRLSIWKSAWELSVKSLPFGVGASDGKSELNKYYKETHQKFLAKYEFPTHNLFLDFLLKFGVLGPLVVVLYIFTIGYLGYDLKNAIIISFFLIFFTSNLTDDFLLRFDGIAFSGLWSSIFASYWLQQKTILDKESEAV; the protein is encoded by the coding sequence ATGCTTTGTATTGCCTCGCCAATACTATTGGAATTATTATTGTTCTGGAATAATGATTCTTTTGTGAAAGGTTTGAAAGCAATCGAAAAAAGCACTTCTTTATTGTTGTTTCCCTTGTTTATAATTGGAAATTATAAACGGATTAATTTTTTAAAAGTAATTCAGATTTATATCGTTTCGACAACCATTATTTTGTTGTTTTTCTTTGTCAGATTCAACATTATTTTTCGTGAACTAATGAATAAATATTCTAGCGGAATCGATCTGTGGGAGATGGGATATCAATTTGCAAACAGCGTTGGAATTCATGCTCCGGCATTGAATATGCACTTGGCTTTTGTTTCAGTTTGCTCGTTGTATTTTGTTTTTTATAGTTTTCATCAAAATGAAAAAACCATTGCAAAAATGCTTCGCATTGCTGTTTTACTGTTGTCTTTTTTCTTTGTTCTTTTTGTCAATACAAGAATGGCGTTAGTGAATGTTTTAGCAGGATTTCTTGTTGTTATTTTTTTTGAAATTAAGACCAGATTTAATTTGAAAAGAATAGCCGTGATTTCAATCCTATTAATTTTAGTTTCTGGGATTTTGTTTTTCTTCGTCCAGAAAAACCCCTACATGAAAGAGAAATATTCTACTGTGACATTTGCTTACATGGACAAAGTAGGAAAGTTGGACGAGATAAGTCATCCTGAAATTAAAGTTTTCAATTCTTTTGTAACTCGTTTATCTATTTGGAAATCAGCGTGGGAATTGTCTGTAAAAAGCCTCCCTTTTGGAGTTGGCGCTTCTGATGGAAAATCCGAATTGAATAAATATTATAAAGAAACGCATCAGAAATTTTTAGCAAAATATGAGTTTCCAACGCACAATCTATTTCTTGATTTTTTATTAAAGTTTGGAGTTTTAGGTCCTTTAGTTGTTGTGTTGTATATTTTCACAATTGGATATTTGGGTTACGATTTGAAAAATGCAATCATAATTTCTTTTTTTCTGATCTTTTTCACTTCAAATCTAACCGATGATTTTTTACTCCGTTTTGACGGAATTGCATTTAGTGGTCTATGGTCATCTATTTTTGCCAGTTATTGGCTCCAACAAAAGACTATTCTTGATAAAGAGTCAGAAGCTGTTTAA
- a CDS encoding MATE family efflux transporter, whose product MKTSNIFEKFSQNPFLKQSLSTLFLRILGVLLLFGFTIFLTKSYTPKLVGQYDFVRSFLLAIGSICLLGFDQSILYFKGHLISQNEFKELKKIYAKMVAMLFVTSLLSLIIIFAIDEKTINDYFADDEVYTLLLKGAATLFFYGISTLNTEVFRALDKLYVAELFRNILKYIPLILGSITLFYWNKETYLVDVFLIGFVVLSIFSSILVFSYFSKMNEAIKPEMISHKVVFLKSYPIAISGMAMFLLMSFDIMFLKKYRNDETVAFYSVGVKIMTIVSVIILTVNITISAKIAEYFSSQEMNDLKKVTRNAVRLIFGITFPVILLLCVFSEYVLSFFGHQYIAAKNAFLILIIGQGICSVFGSTPVYLNMTGRQHIFQVILIVAVLINFILNRLLIPIYGMTGAATAFVVSSLFWNSISAIVIYKKDRIKIFLN is encoded by the coding sequence TTGAAAACGAGTAACATCTTTGAAAAATTTTCTCAAAACCCATTTCTAAAACAAAGTTTAAGTACCTTGTTTTTACGAATTTTAGGAGTGCTTCTGTTATTTGGATTTACAATCTTTTTAACTAAATCATATACACCAAAATTAGTGGGTCAATATGATTTTGTCCGTTCTTTTCTTCTAGCAATCGGAAGCATTTGTTTACTGGGTTTTGATCAGTCTATTTTATATTTCAAAGGACATTTAATCAGCCAAAATGAGTTTAAGGAATTAAAAAAAATATATGCCAAAATGGTCGCGATGCTTTTTGTGACTTCATTGTTGAGCTTAATTATTATTTTTGCAATTGATGAAAAAACAATAAATGATTACTTTGCTGATGATGAGGTTTATACTTTACTTTTAAAAGGGGCTGCTACTTTATTTTTTTATGGAATTTCAACTTTAAATACTGAAGTTTTTAGAGCTTTAGACAAATTATATGTTGCTGAATTGTTCCGAAATATTCTTAAATATATTCCCCTAATTTTAGGTTCAATCACATTGTTTTATTGGAACAAGGAAACCTATTTGGTTGATGTTTTTTTGATTGGGTTTGTAGTATTATCGATTTTTAGTTCGATATTGGTTTTTAGTTATTTTAGTAAAATGAATGAGGCAATAAAACCCGAAATGATTTCGCATAAAGTAGTCTTTTTAAAATCCTATCCAATTGCGATCAGCGGAATGGCGATGTTTTTATTAATGTCTTTTGATATTATGTTTTTGAAAAAATACAGAAACGATGAAACTGTTGCTTTTTATTCCGTTGGAGTCAAAATAATGACGATTGTTTCGGTAATAATTCTAACTGTAAACATCACAATATCGGCCAAAATAGCAGAGTATTTTTCAAGTCAAGAAATGAATGATCTAAAGAAAGTGACAAGAAACGCTGTTCGATTAATTTTTGGAATTACGTTTCCTGTAATTTTATTACTTTGTGTTTTTTCTGAATATGTATTGTCTTTTTTTGGACATCAGTATATTGCTGCAAAAAATGCTTTTTTAATTTTAATTATTGGTCAGGGCATTTGTTCGGTATTTGGCTCAACACCTGTTTATTTAAATATGACTGGAAGGCAGCATATTTTTCAGGTTATATTGATAGTTGCCGTGCTTATCAATTTTATTTTGAATAGGTTATTAATACCGATATATGGGATGACTGGAGCCGCAACGGCATTTGTGGTAAGTTCCCTTTTTTGGAATAGTATCTCTGCGATTGTCATTTACAAAAAAGATAGAATAAAAATATTTTTGAATTAA